The window GGAACCATCTCCGGAGTGGGTAAATTTTTAAAAGAAAAAAAGCCTGCTGTTAAAATAATTGGTCTTGAACCGGCCGGTTCGCCGGTTCTTTCCGGGGGGAAGCCCGGGGCGCACAAGATTCAGGGGATCGGCGCCGGGTTTGTGCCGGGGGTGCTGGACCGCAGCGTTATCGATGAGATCATGCTGGTTTCCCATGAGGACGGCGGCGAGACAGCGAGGCGTTTGGCCAAAGAGGAGGGTATTCTGGTCGGGATCTCGAGTGGAGCGGCACTGTGGGCTGCCCTGGAGGTTGCCAAACGTGCGGAAGCGGCTGACAAAACTATTGTAGCGCTCCTTCCGGATACGGGGGAAAGATACCTCTCCACCTGGCTTTTCTCCAAATGATGTTTTAAAAAAAGACAATATTTTTGCGCTGGTATTTAACCGCAAGATCGGTGTTGCTAAGATGAAAAAGAAACAAAGTGTAGGTTCGGTACAAACAAAATATTTTACCTTTGCCGAGCCGCCGAATGAGCTGCCCCTTGAATTAGGGGGAAAGCTCGGACCCGTAACGATCGCCTACGAGACCTATGGAGAGCTGAACGGCGACAAAACGAATGCCATTCTTGTCTGTCATGCGCTATCCGCGGATGCGCATGCGGCGGGTTATCTTGAGGGTGAAAAGGACCCGGGTTGGTGGGAGGGCATGATTGGCCCGGGCAAGGCCTTCGATACGAACAAACATTTTATCATCTGCACGAACGTAATCGGCGGATGCAAGGGAAGCACCGGGCCATCGTCTGTAAATCCCGCTACTGGCGAGCCTTACGCTCTGGATTTCCCCAGCATTACCATTGCCGACATGGTGGAAGCGCAGCGTCATCTGCTTGATCACCTGGGCATTGAAAAACTTATGTGCGTGGCGGGGGGCTCCATGGGTGGAATGCAGGTGCTGCAGTGGGTGGCCTCTTATCCCGAACGGATTCGCTCGGCCATCCCCATTGCTACCGCCCTCAAGCATTCACCCCAGCAGATCGCCTTCAACGAGGTGGTGCGGCAGTCGGTAATGGCCGATCCGGCCTGGCGTGATGGCAATTACTACGCATACGGACAGCCGGAAAAAGGGTTGGCTCTGGCTCGGATGATCGGTCATATTACGTTTATGAGCGTTCAGTCCATGGAGGCGAAGTTTTCCCGCCGGCTGAAAAACGCCAGTTACAATTTCAAGTTCGGTGCGGATTTTGAGGTAGAGGGGTATTTGCATTACAAAGGCGACAGTTTCGTAAAACGTTTCGACGCCAATTCCTATCTCTACATTACGAAAGCGATCGATTATTTCGATCTTTCCGGGGGGAGGCTTGTTCCCGAAGGGCGAAAGGCGGACCCCCGCTTCCTGATCATTTCGTATCGCTCTGACTGGCTTTATCCATCCGTTCAGTCGCAGGAAATTGTGCGAGAGCTCAAGATAAGGCGCGTGGATGCGACCTATTGCGAACTGCGCTCCACGTATGGGCATGATGCCTTTCTTGTGGAAATGGATGAGCAGCAAAATCTCGTCAAACATTTTTTGGATAAGACATATCAAGGCTACGAGGTAGTGAAAACTTATGACATCTGACTCCCTTCGTCTGGACTATAAAATCATCTATGAGGCAGTGACGCCCGGCGCCCGGGTTCTCGATTTGGGGTGCGGGAATGGCGATCTCCTCTATTTTCTGGCCCGGGACAAGGGCGCCAAGGTGCAGGGGATAGAACTGGATGATGCCGCCATTTACCAGTGTGTGCGTAAAGGATTAAGCGTCTTTAACAGCGATATCACAAGCGGGCTCGTCGAGTACCCCGATCAGTCGTTTGACTACGTTATCCTGAATCAGAGCATGCAGGAGGTGACTAACATCGATTTCATCATCCGGGAGGCCCTGCGCGTGGGGCGGAAGGTCATCGTCGGTTTTCCCAATTTTGCCTATATCGCTGCCCGGTTCATGCTTTTCTTCCGGGGAATCGCCCCGATGACGAAGTCATTGCCCCATCTGTGGTACGATACCCCCAACGTGCGCTGCCTGAGCATTGATGATTTCAGGAATTTTTGCGAAGAGAAGAAACTCCGCATCCTGAAGGCCTATTGGCTCGGGAGTGATAAGCTGATCAGATTCTGGCCCAATCTTTTGGCCCTCAATGCGATCTTTGTGCTGACGGGGGGGGAAGAATTCACTCCTGACAGCGGTGCTGAAAAGGCTAAACCATGCTGAAGAATATAAAAGAGGGTATTTGGGAGGACGTGCAAAACGTCTTCAAGAAAGACCCGGCGGCAAGAAATATCTTTGAGGTTATTTTTTTCTATCCCGGTCTGCACGCTATCTGGATGCACCGGGCCGCCCATTTTTTCTGGAATCACCGGTTTTATTTTTTGGCCCGTTTCATATCGCATCTCGGCCGTTTCGCAACGGGCATCGAGATTCATCCCGGGGCGAGGATCGGCAGGCGATTTTTTATTGATCACGGCGCAGGAGTCGTGATCGGGGAGACTACCGATATCGGCGACGACGTCCTGCTCTACCAGGGAGTAGTGCTGGGCGGGGTAAGCCTGAAGAAGGAAAAACGCCATCCCACCATAGGCAACCGTGTGCTTGTCGGGGCGGGTACGATTGTTTTGGGGCCCATCCATATTGGCGATGGTACGAGAATCGGGGCCGCATCCCTCGTGGTTAAGGACGTGCCCGCGAACGCCATTGCGGTAGGTGTGCCGGCGCGGATCGGGATGGGTTTTTCCGCCCGGGAACTCACTGAACTGGGGCACAATAAATTGCCCGATCCCATCGCCGACGCCTTCAAATTTCTCGGGAAACAGATAGATTCCATGGAGGAAAGGCTGGAAGCGGTTGAGCAGCTCGAGGGCATCAAGGTTGATCTGGATAAGTATGTGGAACAGAAAAAGCGGGAAATTCTCGACGTTTTTTCCCAGACTTATGAATTTGACGGGGGGGCCGGGATATAAATTTGACACTATCTTCGTGCCCTGAGATCCCTTAATAGAACCCTTAATTACACATTCCGGCAGCCCGATGAAAAAAGGTAAACGCTATAAGTCTCTATACTTGCCCGCATGGACCATCGTCGTTGCCGTGATTATCCTCTTCTTCGTTATCGCAATTTCCACGTACCGGAACATGAGCCGGGAACGGGGGCGAATGGAAGAGTCGCTTATCCGGGAAGCGCAGGTCATCATCCGGGCCATTGAGGCCGGGGTGCGGGCCGATGACCCTGCTTCTGCCGGTGCCGGCCGTCTCCAGAAACTCGTCAATGAGGTTGCCCGCGAACCGGAGATTGCCTCGATCGCGATCTTCGACCACGAGGGCGTCGCCGTGGCAGTGAGCCCCTCCGTCAAATCAGCGGCGATTTCCAGCGGCGGCAATTTATTGGAGACATCTTCACTCAAGGCGCTCTTGCGGCAGCAGGGAATGGTAACTCGCTACCGACAGTTTGCACCGGGGGAGCGGGTCTTTGAAGTTATTCGATTGTTTCGGCCCTATCCCGTTGTGCAGTTGCGTGATGCGCAGACGGTCGAGGCAAGAGGGACAATGCGAAAATCAGCCAATGACAAGATGATCTTCCTGAGGTTACGGTTGGCAACAGCCGAAGCGGCCCGCCTGCAGGACCGTCATCATAACCTCCTGATGGCCGCGATTCTCGTTATCCTGGGAACGGGGGCGCTTTATTTCGTTTTTATCGTTCAGAATTATTATCTCGTTGATAACAAGCTAATCAGGATGCAGAGTTACACCGAAAATGTCCTGGAAAGCATGGCCGACGGTTTGCTGTCCATCGACCGGGATGGGGAAATCGTCACTTTCAATAGACAGGCGGGAGAGATTCTTGGAGTAGAACCGGCAACCATGGAGGGCCGGAATATCGCCGATTTCCTTGAGGGAGTTTGGGAAGAGCCGCTTGCCCCTGGCGCGAGCGGCAGGGGCGTAAAGGAAAAGCAGATGGAGATTCGCCGCCGGGAAAGTGACGTCAAAATCCCGATCAGCGTCAGCATGGCGCCGCTCAAGGATGATGCGGGTCAGGAGCAGGGAAGGGTTTTGCTCATAAAAGACCTTTCAGAGATACGCGACCTTCAGGAGAAGGTCCGCCGGAGCGAGCGCCTTGCCTCTCTGGGACGATTGGCTGCCGGCGTGGCCCACGAGATTCGCAATCCCTTGAGTTCGATCAAGGGGTTTGCCCAGTATTTTGCGAAGCGATTCAAGGGGCAGGAGGAGGAAGAGGGGTATGCCATAGTCATGGTGAAGGAGGTGGACCGCCTCAATCGGGTCATCACGGAACTCCTGGACTTTGCCGGGCCGAAGGTCCCCCACCGGGAACCGCAGCGTCTGGAAGAGATTGCCGATCATGTATTGAAACTGCTGGCCTCCGATTTGGCCGAGCGTAAGATATCGATATCCAAGGAATATCAAGAGAACCTGCCCGATGTGCACGTGGACAGAGACCAGATGTCTCAGGTATTCATCAATCTCGTTTTGAACAGCATGGAATCAATGAAAGGCGGGGGCAAGATCATGCTTTCGCTGCAACGAACGGAATCGCCCGAGGCAGTTGCGATAGTTATAACCGACACGGGAGACGGCATTCCCGAGGAAGACCTCGAAAAGGTTTTCGAGCCGTTCTTCAGCAGGAAGAGGAAGGGAACGGGGCTGGGATTGGCGGTCGTGCATCAGATTATTGAAGGCCACGGCGGAGACATCAGCGTGGAAAGCCGGCCGGGAGAGGGGACACGGTTCCGGATAATTCTGCCGTTCATGAACATCAATCTGCGATTTGCCGAAAGAGGAAAGGGGCAGGGATGAAAGATAAACCCATGATTCTTGTTGTGGATGACGAAGCAAGTCATCGGCTGATGTTGCGCGCGGTTCTTAGGGAGGATGGGTACGCAGTGAAAGAGGCCTCCGATGGTACGGAGGCGGTGGCGGCAGTGGCAAAAGAGGCCTTCGATGCGATCCTGCTTGACATCCGGATGACGGCCATGGACGGCATTGAGGCGCTTGCCGAGATTCGCAAGATTTCCCCCCATGTGCCAGTACTGATCATGACCGCCTACGCCTCGGTAAAAACAGCCGTGGAAGCGCTGAAAGCAGGGGCCTTCGACTATCTGATGAAGCCTCTCGACATCGATGAACTGAAGATTCTGCTTGGCAAGGCTTTGGAGCATTATCACCTGCGTGAGGAGAACATCATGCTCAAGGAGCGCTTGGGGGATCGTTTCGATTTTTCCCGGATCATTGCCCGGAGTGCGAAAATGAGAGGTCTCGTCGATATGCTGTCGCTCGTGGCGCCCTCCGATGCAACCGTGCTGATAATGGGTGAGAGCGGAACCGGCAAGGAAGTCGCGGCCAACGCCATTCATCACAACAGCCCCCGGGCCGGGCAGGCGTTCATCAAGGTTTCCTGTGCCGCCCTTCCTGAAACACTGTTAGAGAGTGAACTATTTGGACACGAGAAGGGCGCCTTTACCGGCGCCATGGCGCGGCGCGAGGGCCGGTTTCAACTGGCCGATGGCGGCACGATTTTTCTCGATGAGATCGGGGAGATGAGCACTGCCGTGCAGACCAAACTCCTGCGCGTATTGCAGGAAAAGGAATTTCAGCCGCTGGGCGGCAACCGCACCGTCAAGGTGGATATCCGTGTAATCGCCGCCACGAACCGGGATCTGGAAGCGGAGGTCAAGAGCGGCCGTTTCCGGGAAGACCTCTATTATCGGCTGAATGTCGTCCCGATTATGCTGCCCCCGCTTCGCGAACGGAAAGAGGACATCCCGCCCTTGGCAGAGCATTTTTTGTCTCTCTATTCTTCTAAGAGTGGGAAGGCTCTCAAGGGCATTGCGGGCAAGGCTATGGATTTACTCGTGCGTTACGATTGGCCGGGAAACATCCGGGAGCTGGAGAACTGCATCGAACGGGCCGTAATCATGGCGCGGGAAGCGGCGATTATCCCTGCCGATTTTCCCCTCGTTATTCAAATGCTTTCTCCGGCAGAAGGGAAGGACTTTCTCGATACCTCCTCCGGATTCTCCATCTTCGAGATGGAAAAGGCCCTGATCATCAAGACGTTGGCAGATATGGGCGGCAACCGCACACGGGCGGCAAAAAGTCTCGGCATCAACCGTCGCACACTGCAGAACAAATTAAAGGAGTATGGGCTAAATAATCATCCAGGCGGCGACGAAGGTCTGAAGTAACTGTTGTCGGCAGTGGCTGTCTGTGATAAGACGTACATCCGGAGTTCGTGTTTTTCACGGGCGTTGAGGGACGTCGTCTTTTTTTTAATCTTTTTTACGAAGGAGGAATGTCATGATCGATTACAAAACCCTGGGCTTTGTGAACACAAAAGAGATGTTTTCCGTGGCTGTAAAAGACGAGTTTGCCGTTCCCGCCTATAATTTCAACAATATGGAGCAATTGCAGGCGATTGTGATGGCCTGCCTTGAAACTCAGTCTCCTGTTATTATTCAGGTTTCCAAAGGCGCCAGGGACTACGCCGACCGGACGCTTTTGAGCTACATGGCCCAGGGGGCTGTCGAGATGATGAAACGGGAGGCAAAAGACCGAAACCTTGGCTTGATTCCGATTGCGCTCCATCTGGATCATGGCGATTCGCTGGCAACATGCATCTCCTGCATCGAATCCGGCTTTTCGTCGGTCATGATTGACGGCTCCCACCTGCCGCATGCGGAAAATGCGGAGCTGACCCGCAAGGTTGTCGAATATGCCCATCAGCACGATATCACCGTTGAAGGCGAGATCGGAATCCTGGCCGGGGTCGAGGACGATGTCTCCTCCGGGACCCATACCTATACTCGGCCGGAGGATGTCCAGGATTTCCTTTCCCGCACAGGAGTTGATTCGCTGGCGATCGCGATCGGGACCTCGCACGGCGCCTACAAATTCAAGCCGGGGCAGAATCCCCAAATCCGTCTCGACATACTGCATGAGATAGAAAGGCGCATTCCCGGATTTCCGATCGTCCTGCACGGTTCCTCATCGGTGCCACAGGATGCCGTAGAGACGATCAATAAATATGGCGGCAAAATAAAGGACTCCATTGGCATCCCCGAGGAGCAGCTTCGCCAGGCGGCCCACTCGTCGGTCTGCAAGATCAATATCGACTCTGACGGCAGGCTGGTCATGACAGCGAAAATCCGCGAAATTTTTGCACTGAAGCCTGCGGAATTCGATCCGCGGAAATACCTCGGACCGGCGCGCGATGCGCTTCGCGAGATGTACATGCGCAAGAATCGCGAGGTGCTGGGCAGTGCCGACCGGGCCGTAGAGATCCTCGCCGCTTCGAAAAGATAGCTATTTTACCCTGGGCTCAAAATAGCTGCCGCCTCTTTTGCGAAATCCGCTTTGGCTGGCTGACCATAATGGGGGGTGCTGCCTAAAAAATATTCCGGGGATATAAAAGGTAGTGGACAATAGTCGTCAGTACAATCAGCTAATTTTCCTTGACATCTCATCCCATAAATTGTAGTTCCCAGCCGTTCGTAATATGTTGTTTATGCCGCGACAATGGATTTGCCGCGGCGTTTTGTTTAACTAACTTTTTGGGAGGATTGATATGGAATCTGTCGTCAGCGATTTGAACGTTCCGCATCGTCTGCTTCTTGGACCCGGCCCCAGTGCGGTTCATCCCCGCGTATTGCGGACGATGAGCGCCCCGCTCGTCGGCTATCTCGATCCGGCCTGGCTGGCATTGATGGATGAGGAGCAGCAGTTGCTCAGGAAGGTTTTTCAGACCGAAAACACCCTGACCCTTCCGATGACGGGTACGGGAAGCGCCGGCATGGAAACCGCGTACTGCAATTTTGTAGAGCCGGGCGATAGGGTTATGATTCTCTGCAATGGCTATTTCAGCGATCGAATGTGCGAAATGGCAAAGATTTACGGCGCCAATGTGATCCGGATCGAAAAACCGTGGGGCGAGGTATTCACGCCGGAAGAGGTTGAGACCGCGCTTCAGGAAAACGGCAACGTCAAGATACTGGCCTTGATTCATGCGGAAACCTCGACAGGCGCCTTGCAGCCGCTTCAAGGAATCGGCGAGATAGTCCATCGGCACGGAGCGCTTTTTCTTGTCGATTGCGTAACATCCTTGAGTGGCGTTCCCCTTTCCATTGATGCCTGGGGAATTGATATCGCCTTCAGCGCCTCCCAGAAGTGTCTCGGCTGTCCTCCCGGTCTTTCCCCTTTTACCGTAAGCGACAGGGCTGCCGCCGTTTTGCATGCCAGGAAATCCCCGGTGCCGAACTGGTGCCTCGATCTGACTAAAATTGAAAAATACTGGAGCAAGGAGAGGGTTTATCATCATACCCCCTCGACCACGCTCCACTACGGATTTCGCGAAGGCCTGCGGCTGGTTCTGGAAGAAGGTTTGGAGCATCGCTGGGCGCGTCACCGGAGGATTGCGGAATACCTCTTTGCAAAAATGGACAGTATCGGGGTTCAGTGTCTGGTCAAAAAAGAGAACCGTCTTCCCTCCCTCACGACGATTCTTGTTCCCGAAGGGGTTGACGACGCGGCTGTACGGACAAAGCTTCGCGAAGCCTATAATATTGACATAGCGGGCGGGTTCGGGCCGCTGAAGGGCAAGATCTGGCGGGTCGGTCTTATGGGATTCTCCAGTCGCAGGGAAAATGTTACACTCCTGTGCGAGGCCCTGCGGGAAATTCTCCATGACAAAACGTGATTTCTGTAAGCCCTCTAATTATATTGTAAATAAAGAAATTTTATTAAGCAGCAAACGGTTTATCAACCGATTTTTTATAAAGGAAGTGGTATGAGCACCATGATAGAGAAAATTAGAAACATCGGGATTAGCGCGCACATTGATTCGGGAAAAACGACGCTGACGGAACGTATTCTGTTTTACACCAAAAGAATCCATGCCATTCACGACGTCAAAGGCAAGGACGGCGTTGGCGCCACCATGGATTCGATGGAGCTGGAGAAGGAACGGGGCATTACCATAGCCTCCGCGGCTACCTTCTGCCAATGGCAGGATTATGAGATAAATATCATCGACACCCCCGGGCATGTGGATTTTACCATTGAGGTGGAGCGCTCGTTGCGCGTACTGGACGGCGCGGTGCTTGTGCTCTGTTCTGTCGGCGGCGTTCAGTCCCAGTCCATTACCGTTGACATGCAGATGAAAAGGTACAATGTTCCCTGTATTGCCTTTATCAACAAATGCGACCGCAGCGGCGCCAATCCGGAGCGGGTTGTTTCGCAGCTTCGTTCCAAATTGGGTCACAACGCAGTGGCAATGCAGATACCGATAGGTTTGGAAGCCAATTTCCAGGGGGTTGTCGATTTGCTGTCCATGAAGGCGCTTTATTTTGACGGCGCCAACGGAGAGATTATCCGTGTTGAAGAGATTCCTCCCGAACTTCTGGCGGCCGCTCGCAGCAAACGCGAGGAACTGATCGATGCCGCTTCGCTTTTTTCTGACGAACTGACCGAGGCGATTCTCGGGGAAACCGAGGTTACCGAGGAAATGATTGCCAGGGCCGTCCGCAAAGGCGCCCTGACAAGAAAAATGACCCCGGTTTTCATCGGTTCTGCCTACAAAAATAAGGCGGTGCAGCCGCTTTTGGACGCAGTCATCAAATATCTGCCCTCTCCGGACGAGGTGGTGAACACCGCCCTTGATCTGAATCACGATGAGGCGCCGGTTGTTCTTGACTCTGATCCGACAAAGCCGATTGTTGCTTTGGCCTTCAAACTGGAAGAGGGGGCTTACGGACAGCTTACCTACATCCGCGTTTATCAGGGCATCCTGGAAAAGGGCGCGACCATCGTCAACACGCGCACCGGTAAAAAAACCAAGGTGGGGCGGGTTGTGCGGATGCATGCCGATCAGATGGAAGACATGGAGTCAGTCTCGGCCGGGGTCATCGGGGCGCTTTTTGGAATCGAGTGTTCCTCCGGAGATACGTTTGTCGCTCCTGGACTCAACCTGACGATGACCTCAATGTTTGTTCCCAAACCGGTTATTTCGCTGGCCATTGTTCCGAAGGACAACAAGGCGCAGATAAATATGTCCAAGGCGCTCAACCGTTTTACCAAGGAAGACCCGACGTTTCACACCCATGTGGATGAGGAAACGCTGGAGACGATCATCGAGGGGATGGGCGAGCTGCATCTGGAAATATACGTCGAGCGGATGAAAAGGGAATACGATGCGGAAGTCGAAACAAGCAAGCCGCGCGTCGCGTATCGCGAAACGATAACCCAGCGGGGCGAGTTCAATTACACGCACAAGAAGCAGACCGGCGGCTCCGGCCAGTATGGCCGGGTTGCCGGCTATATGGAGCCTATAACCGAGGGCGACGAGGATTTCATCTTCGACAATCAGATCAAGGGCGGTTTGATCCCGACCAATTTTATTCCCGCTTGCGAAAAGGGCTTTCAACTTTCGATGGCCAAGGGGCCCAAGATGGAGTTTCCGGTGACCGGCGTCAGGGTCGTCATCAACGATGGGGCTTACCACGCGGTTGACTCGTCGGAAATGGCCTTTCAGGCTGCCGCCCGCGGCGCCTTCCGCGAGGGGTATGCAAGGGCGAAGGCGGTAATTCAGGAGCCGATCATGAAGGTTGTCGTCGAAACGCCGACGGAGTTTCAGGGTTCTGTCATGGGCCTGCTCAATCAGCGGCGCGGGATGATCGTCGGCGCCCAGGACGAGGGAGTAATGACGGTGGTTGAATCTCAGGTGCCCCTTTCCGAAATGTTTGGATTCTCCACGGTGTTGCGCTCTTCGACTCAGGGTAAGGCGCAGTTTACGATGGAATTTTCCATCTACCGGCAGGTTCCGCTGTCAGTCGCGGAAAAGCTCGCCGAGGAATTTGTCCAGAAGAAAAAAAGCGAGGCATGAAGTCGGGGGTGTGGATATAAACAATAATGATAACGTATTTTTGAATTCAAAGACAGGAGTCACGCCATGATTAAACAGGAAATGATCCTTCGCAACACCATGCGTCAACTCGGTTTTGAGTCAGAAGAAATCCTTCCCCAAGGTGGATTCGGCGCAGTTCTGGCCCGCGCCGGGGTAGGCAAAACAGCCTTTCTGGTGCAACTGGCCTTAAGCGGGCTGCTCAATGAAAAAAAGGTTCTCCATATCAGCCTCAACGATCCAGTTGACAAGGTAAATATTTGGTATAATGAGCTTTTCCGTCTCCTTGCCGCCGGTGACGAAAGAGTCAATAAAGCCGCTTTTTTAGAGTCTCTGCTGCCCAATCGCTTTATCATGACCTTCCGTGTCGAGGGTTTCAGCGTTCCTAAATTGGAGGAACGACTGAACGATCTCTCCGAGCAGGGGATATTTTCTCCCTCCATCATGATCATCGACGGTCTGAACTTCGAAGATTCGAGAATTTCGGATATCAAGGAACTCAAAAAACTGGCGGAAAAACGCGGGATGCAGGCATGGTTCACCGTTCAGACCCACCGTCATGAAGAGCCGGTCGCGGATAGTTTCCCCTCCTCCTTTGCACCGTTTGCTGAATTGTTTGAAATCATCATGGAGCTTCGGCATGAACATGCCGACGTTCATATAAAGGTTCTGCGGGGAAGCGTCGCCATTAGCGCATCGGCGCTGCTCGATCCAACCACAATGCTGATCAAGGAAAAGTTTTAAGTCGTAAGGACAAGCTGAAGTTTTCTTTGGCAGCGGGGGCAGATATTCATGGGCGGTTTCAACATTTATTGGGGAAACAGGCTGGAAACGCTCGCGGATGCGCTTGCCGATGTCATGCATACTCCGCTTTTAAATCCCTGCCAAAGCGAGATTGTCGTTGTCCAGAGCAAGGGGATGCAGCACTGGGTTTCGCTGCGTTTGGCAGAGAAAAACGGCGTCTCTGCGAATGTCCGCTTTCCCTTTCCGCGTGCTTTTCTTTACGAAAGCGGGGTTAAGCTCGCCGGGATCTCGATCGGCGACGAGTATGACCCCGATATCCTGACATGGCGAATTATGGAGGCCCTGCCGCCCTGCCTGAGCGATCCCCTTTATATCGAAATCCGGAACTACCTTGCCGATGATCCCGGCGGCTTGCGGGCATACCAGTTCTCCTCAATGCTGGCCATGGCTTATGATCGTTATCTGGTCTATCGTCCGGAGACCATTGCCGCCTGGGAAAAGGGCGACGGCTCGACAGGCGAAGAACAGTGGCAGGCAGACATGTGGAGAAAAATCCGCGCCGCCTGCCGGGCTGAGCATATCGGCGGCCTGCGCGCAACTATTGCCAGTAAAATAAACCAGCAGACGGTGCGCCCGCTTCTTCCTGAGCGGATCGCGATATTCGGCATCTCCAATCTGCCCCCCCTGTATCTGGACATCTTTAAGCTTCTTTCCCGGTCAATTAAGATAAATGGATTTTTCTTGAACCCCAGCCGGGAGTTCTGGACGGATATACGTTCGGAACGGGAGATGGGGATGATGGTAAAGCGGGTGCGGGAAAATACGTCCTGGAAAACAGCCACCAGCG is drawn from Syntrophobacterales bacterium and contains these coding sequences:
- the fusA gene encoding elongation factor G, translated to MSTMIEKIRNIGISAHIDSGKTTLTERILFYTKRIHAIHDVKGKDGVGATMDSMELEKERGITIASAATFCQWQDYEINIIDTPGHVDFTIEVERSLRVLDGAVLVLCSVGGVQSQSITVDMQMKRYNVPCIAFINKCDRSGANPERVVSQLRSKLGHNAVAMQIPIGLEANFQGVVDLLSMKALYFDGANGEIIRVEEIPPELLAAARSKREELIDAASLFSDELTEAILGETEVTEEMIARAVRKGALTRKMTPVFIGSAYKNKAVQPLLDAVIKYLPSPDEVVNTALDLNHDEAPVVLDSDPTKPIVALAFKLEEGAYGQLTYIRVYQGILEKGATIVNTRTGKKTKVGRVVRMHADQMEDMESVSAGVIGALFGIECSSGDTFVAPGLNLTMTSMFVPKPVISLAIVPKDNKAQINMSKALNRFTKEDPTFHTHVDEETLETIIEGMGELHLEIYVERMKREYDAEVETSKPRVAYRETITQRGEFNYTHKKQTGGSGQYGRVAGYMEPITEGDEDFIFDNQIKGGLIPTNFIPACEKGFQLSMAKGPKMEFPVTGVRVVINDGAYHAVDSSEMAFQAAARGAFREGYARAKAVIQEPIMKVVVETPTEFQGSVMGLLNQRRGMIVGAQDEGVMTVVESQVPLSEMFGFSTVLRSSTQGKAQFTMEFSIYRQVPLSVAEKLAEEFVQKKKSEA
- a CDS encoding AAA family ATPase — protein: MIKQEMILRNTMRQLGFESEEILPQGGFGAVLARAGVGKTAFLVQLALSGLLNEKKVLHISLNDPVDKVNIWYNELFRLLAAGDERVNKAAFLESLLPNRFIMTFRVEGFSVPKLEERLNDLSEQGIFSPSIMIIDGLNFEDSRISDIKELKKLAEKRGMQAWFTVQTHRHEEPVADSFPSSFAPFAELFEIIMELRHEHADVHIKVLRGSVAISASALLDPTTMLIKEKF